Proteins found in one Corynebacterium sanguinis genomic segment:
- a CDS encoding VOC family protein: MPAFQALEGMPYWQDLLTSDLRKSSYFYSKLLDWEVSQDSYAVARMQGLPIAGFVPQEENGWVVYFLTRDVDGITRAVQQRGGTVLATAEVSLGRMALCADPAGAVFGVIHPAGEDQFVAAGEPGTPVWYEYIGAEESLIDFYADLFDWQVNRSEGYYTATVEGAAVLGMRVDDIEQGFWGVYLGVDNVARASRGVAELGGEVLIAPHMSPFGPLTVIADSTGATVTLCEIDPPVADDEVGEADSVLDL; encoded by the coding sequence ATGCCCGCTTTCCAGGCGCTCGAGGGAATGCCGTACTGGCAGGACCTGCTCACCTCTGATCTGCGCAAATCCAGCTACTTTTACTCAAAGCTGCTCGACTGGGAGGTCTCGCAAGACTCCTACGCCGTAGCACGCATGCAGGGCCTGCCCATCGCGGGTTTCGTGCCCCAGGAGGAAAACGGCTGGGTGGTGTACTTCCTCACCCGAGACGTCGACGGGATCACTCGCGCGGTGCAGCAACGCGGCGGGACCGTGCTCGCCACCGCTGAGGTTTCCTTGGGCCGGATGGCGCTGTGCGCGGACCCCGCGGGCGCGGTGTTCGGCGTGATCCACCCGGCCGGCGAGGACCAGTTCGTCGCCGCCGGCGAGCCCGGCACCCCGGTCTGGTACGAGTACATCGGCGCGGAGGAAAGCCTCATCGACTTCTACGCGGACCTGTTTGATTGGCAGGTCAACCGCTCCGAGGGCTACTACACGGCCACGGTAGAGGGCGCCGCCGTGCTCGGCATGCGCGTCGACGACATCGAGCAGGGCTTCTGGGGTGTCTACCTCGGGGTGGACAACGTTGCCCGCGCCAGCCGCGGCGTTGCCGAGCTCGGCGGCGAGGTACTCATCGCGCCACACATGTCCCCGTTTGGCCCGCTGACGGTGATCGCCGACTCCACCGGCGCCACCGTGACCCTGTGCGAGATCGATCCGCCGGTCGCCGACGACGAGGTGGGCGAGGCCGACTCCGTTCTGGACCTCTAG
- a CDS encoding RNA-binding S4 domain-containing protein translates to MLMDVDISSDSIKLGQFLKLANLAESGGHAKELIASGEVSVNGEVVTSRGHSLGDADVVSVAGTTATVIAGGGGDDDYFDERTANDDFDPEKWRNL, encoded by the coding sequence ATGCTCATGGACGTCGACATCAGTTCGGACTCGATCAAGCTCGGGCAATTCCTCAAGCTGGCCAACCTCGCCGAATCAGGCGGCCACGCCAAGGAGCTCATCGCCTCCGGCGAGGTCTCCGTCAACGGTGAGGTTGTCACATCGCGGGGGCATTCGCTTGGCGACGCCGACGTGGTCTCCGTCGCCGGTACCACCGCCACAGTCATCGCCGGCGGCGGTGGCGACGACGACTACTTCGACGAGCGCACCGCCAACGACGATTTCGACCCGGAGAAGTGGAGGAACCTGTAG
- a CDS encoding LysE family translocator translates to MLALVGVWLAAIASPGPDLFQIIRLGSKSRAAGVACAIGIMIGNAIWIIASLVGLSALLQAVPDILAVLQIVGGAYLVWMGLGGATLPHRVVNTSGALRTGILTNLSNPKAVLFFGAVFAQFVRPGMGAGAMVAIALTLILIGLAWFVFFALAVRWLVRPIEKYGHIIDIVSGIIFVALGVWMLWEGFVGLSS, encoded by the coding sequence TTGCTCGCACTGGTTGGAGTATGGCTGGCGGCGATCGCCAGCCCGGGGCCCGACCTGTTCCAGATCATCCGGCTGGGCTCGAAGTCGCGCGCTGCGGGCGTGGCGTGCGCGATCGGCATCATGATCGGCAACGCAATCTGGATCATCGCCTCGCTGGTCGGCCTGAGTGCGCTGCTGCAGGCGGTGCCGGACATCCTGGCCGTGTTGCAGATCGTCGGCGGCGCCTACCTCGTGTGGATGGGCCTCGGGGGCGCGACGCTACCGCACCGGGTGGTCAACACCTCCGGGGCGCTGCGCACGGGGATACTCACCAATCTGTCCAACCCCAAGGCCGTGCTGTTCTTCGGTGCGGTCTTCGCCCAGTTCGTGCGCCCCGGCATGGGGGCTGGGGCGATGGTGGCCATCGCGCTCACGCTGATCCTCATCGGACTCGCGTGGTTCGTGTTCTTCGCGCTCGCCGTGCGATGGCTGGTGCGGCCCATTGAAAAGTACGGCCACATCATCGACATCGTCAGCGGCATCATCTTCGTCGCGCTGGGCGTATGGATGCTGTGGGAGGGATTTGTCGGATTGAGCAGCTAA
- a CDS encoding SDR family oxidoreductase — MERIAVVTGGSAGIGEASARALAADGWKVYVAARRYERCQRIAEEIGGVAVELDVTDQGSVDKLAAKLERVDLLVNNAGGAKGVDYLRDADEERWRWMYETNVYGTVRVIKALYPALLEASGLIINIGSVAGTDAYKGGSGYNAAKFGLRGLTRALRREEADNLIRVTEIDPGRVETDFALNRLEDEEGAAAVYEGKLNLTAEDIAETVRWVASMPTHVNIDTLSIMPLDQAER; from the coding sequence ATGGAACGCATTGCGGTAGTCACGGGCGGATCGGCGGGAATCGGCGAGGCGAGCGCACGCGCGCTGGCGGCGGACGGGTGGAAGGTCTACGTCGCGGCGCGGCGCTATGAGCGCTGCCAACGCATCGCCGAGGAGATCGGGGGTGTGGCGGTTGAGTTGGACGTGACTGATCAGGGCAGCGTCGACAAGCTGGCGGCGAAGCTGGAGCGCGTTGACCTGCTGGTCAACAACGCGGGCGGTGCGAAGGGGGTCGACTACCTGCGCGACGCCGACGAAGAGCGCTGGCGCTGGATGTACGAAACCAACGTCTACGGCACCGTGCGGGTGATCAAGGCGCTCTACCCGGCGCTGCTTGAGGCCAGCGGACTGATCATCAACATCGGCTCGGTTGCCGGCACCGACGCCTACAAGGGAGGCTCCGGCTACAACGCCGCCAAGTTCGGGCTGCGCGGCCTCACCCGTGCCCTGCGCCGCGAGGAGGCGGACAACCTGATCCGCGTCACCGAAATAGACCCCGGCCGGGTGGAGACGGACTTCGCGCTCAACCGGCTCGAGGATGAAGAGGGCGCCGCCGCCGTCTACGAGGGCAAGCTCAACCTCACGGCCGAGGACATCGCGGAGACGGTGCGCTGGGTCGCCAGTATGCCGACGCACGTCAACATTGACACGCTCAGCATCATGCCGCTGGACCAGGCGGAACGCTAG
- a CDS encoding alpha-ketoglutarate-dependent dioxygenase AlkB, giving the protein MLIDASALPRPPKRLMPGVVHLPNFLQLEQQAELVVQTREIARSVAGTPVAMRRPMVGKGQMKAHLLSLGWFWATNPYRLVRQVDGYAVPPVPDNFQDIADQVLAAAREVDEAVGETIRVETALVNFYPPGAGMGEHVDAEEEAENAVVSLSIGDDTLFRIEGREVLLMSGDALVFGGPARRARHGVAGARAGTGPNETGLKEGRINITMRQVHR; this is encoded by the coding sequence ATGCTTATCGACGCCTCCGCCCTGCCCCGGCCCCCTAAGCGTCTCATGCCGGGGGTGGTGCACCTGCCGAACTTCCTGCAGCTCGAGCAGCAGGCGGAGTTGGTTGTGCAGACGCGCGAGATCGCGCGCAGCGTCGCCGGAACCCCGGTGGCGATGCGACGCCCGATGGTTGGAAAGGGCCAGATGAAGGCGCACCTGCTCTCCTTGGGGTGGTTCTGGGCGACGAACCCCTACCGGTTGGTCCGACAGGTGGATGGCTACGCCGTGCCGCCGGTCCCGGACAACTTCCAGGACATCGCCGATCAAGTTCTCGCCGCCGCCCGCGAGGTCGATGAGGCGGTGGGGGAGACGATCCGCGTAGAGACGGCTCTGGTGAACTTCTACCCGCCGGGCGCCGGCATGGGCGAGCACGTCGACGCCGAGGAAGAGGCCGAAAACGCGGTGGTGAGCCTGTCCATCGGCGACGACACCCTGTTTCGGATCGAGGGCCGCGAGGTGTTGCTCATGTCGGGCGACGCCCTGGTCTTCGGCGGACCCGCGCGCCGGGCCCGCCACGGCGTTGCCGGGGCGCGAGCAGGCACCGGTCCGAACGAAACGGGCCTGAAGGAGGGCAGGATCAACATCACGATGCGCCAGGTGCACAGATAA
- a CDS encoding sugar O-acetyltransferase yields the protein MYPTGSWYLPDDSEASAQHQAMRELLREFNAQANTSPANDLLRRIFPNSEHVPEVWAALHLEFGVNTRFGKDCFLNFNCVILDIAPVTIGAGTLFGPGCQLITVGHPVDDHAKRAAGWEIAHPITIGDNCWFGAGAMVMPRVTIGDNCVIAAGAVVTADVPANSLVAGVPAVVKRSL from the coding sequence ATGTACCCCACCGGTAGCTGGTACCTGCCCGACGACTCAGAGGCGAGCGCCCAGCACCAGGCCATGCGGGAGCTTCTCCGCGAGTTCAATGCGCAGGCCAACACTTCCCCCGCCAACGACCTGCTGCGCCGCATCTTTCCCAATAGCGAGCATGTCCCCGAGGTGTGGGCAGCGCTGCACCTCGAGTTCGGGGTAAACACGAGGTTCGGGAAGGACTGCTTTCTCAACTTCAACTGCGTCATCCTCGACATCGCGCCGGTGACCATCGGGGCTGGAACGCTTTTCGGACCCGGGTGTCAACTGATCACCGTGGGCCACCCCGTGGACGACCACGCCAAGCGCGCCGCAGGATGGGAGATCGCCCACCCGATCACGATCGGCGATAACTGCTGGTTCGGCGCCGGTGCGATGGTGATGCCGAGGGTGACTATCGGCGACAATTGCGTGATCGCGGCGGGGGCCGTGGTCACTGCCGATGTGCCCGCGAACTCCCTCGTGGCGGGCGTACCGGCCGTGGTGAAGCGTTCGCTATGA
- the thpR gene encoding RNA 2',3'-cyclic phosphodiesterase, with the protein MRRLFAAVLPPDEVREHLVRALRPIRDLSSELRWTDPDTWHLTTAFYGNQPNDAAAVSDHLAQATAFRRPLRLHLRGAGAFDRRTLWIGVGGDKPQLRELMSECSLEEDRRQRAHLTVAKKCHRTRDAWLIDDHSHALSVYCGPDFTVDEVHLMESHLGKGRGGGPRYDIVDTFYLR; encoded by the coding sequence ATGAGACGTCTATTCGCCGCCGTGCTGCCTCCGGACGAGGTCCGGGAGCACCTTGTCCGCGCGCTCCGCCCAATCAGGGACCTGTCCTCAGAACTGAGGTGGACGGACCCGGACACGTGGCACCTCACAACGGCGTTCTACGGCAACCAACCAAATGACGCCGCCGCGGTGTCCGACCACCTCGCCCAAGCCACAGCTTTTCGACGCCCCTTGCGCCTCCACCTGAGAGGAGCGGGGGCGTTTGATCGTCGTACCCTCTGGATCGGGGTCGGCGGGGACAAGCCGCAGCTGCGCGAGCTCATGAGCGAGTGTTCGCTCGAGGAGGACCGCCGCCAGCGCGCGCACCTGACGGTGGCCAAGAAGTGCCACCGCACTCGCGACGCCTGGCTTATCGACGACCACTCCCACGCCCTCTCCGTCTACTGCGGGCCGGACTTCACCGTCGACGAGGTCCACCTCATGGAGTCGCACCTGGGTAAGGGGCGCGGTGGTGGACCGCGCTACGACATCGTGGACACCTTCTACTTGCGCTAG
- a CDS encoding metal-sensitive transcriptional regulator: protein MKLTEGEIKPSISRLKRARGQLDAVIRMMEEGRDCEEIVTQLSAADKAVSRASYQVLVTMMKRCLASDDPDAPNVADMEKMFLSFA, encoded by the coding sequence ATGAAATTGACCGAGGGGGAGATTAAGCCGTCGATAAGCAGGCTCAAGCGCGCCCGCGGCCAGCTCGACGCCGTCATCCGCATGATGGAGGAGGGGCGCGACTGCGAGGAAATTGTCACCCAGCTCTCCGCGGCGGACAAGGCGGTGAGCCGCGCGAGCTACCAGGTGCTGGTGACGATGATGAAGCGCTGCCTGGCGAGCGACGATCCGGACGCGCCGAACGTCGCCGACATGGAGAAAATGTTCCTCTCTTTCGCCTAG
- a CDS encoding FAD-dependent oxidoreductase translates to MTITVIIGGVAGGMSAATRLRRRDEDMEIIVLEASGYVSFANCGLPYHLSGTIEQRQSLLLQTPESLNSRFNLDVRVNTRATKIDREAQTVTTEAGDTIAYDYLVLSPGATPVRPPLPGIERALSLRTVEDLDAIKSAVEGAKKAAIIGGGFIGLEVAENLAHRGIATTIIEASPQIMGPLDPEMAAIVKKHLEDNGVTVLTDSAASEITEQGVTLNDGTTIDADVVIAAIGVKPASTLASDAGLEVGERGGIVVDDAMRTSDPRIFAVGDATQKRDAVSDEPTLVPLAQTANRHGRLVADVITGRDTAARPVLGTAVVGLFGLAAASVGWNEKRARAAGRNVRTVYLHPSNHAGYYPGASQIHLKLVVDADTDAILGAQAIGEDGADKRIDVIATAMRARLTASDLADLELAYAPQFGSAKDPVNMAGFINDNIAGGERTVAYHEIERYVDEGWTLIDVRTPGEHANGTITGAINIELDSLRDRIDELADEKALVFCQVGQRGHTAASLFANRGIEVANVGGGYLTWKFAQEA, encoded by the coding sequence ATGACAATCACAGTCATCATCGGCGGCGTCGCCGGCGGCATGTCCGCCGCCACCCGCCTCCGCCGCCGCGACGAGGACATGGAGATCATCGTCCTCGAGGCCTCCGGCTACGTTTCGTTCGCCAACTGCGGCCTGCCCTACCACCTCTCCGGCACCATCGAGCAGCGGCAGTCCCTGCTCCTGCAGACCCCCGAATCCCTCAACTCCCGCTTCAACCTCGACGTCCGCGTCAACACCCGGGCGACGAAGATCGACCGCGAGGCCCAGACCGTCACCACCGAGGCGGGCGACACCATCGCCTACGACTACCTCGTTCTCTCCCCGGGTGCCACCCCCGTGCGCCCGCCGCTGCCCGGCATCGAGCGAGCACTCAGCCTGCGCACCGTCGAGGACCTCGACGCCATCAAGTCCGCCGTCGAGGGCGCGAAGAAGGCCGCCATCATCGGGGGCGGCTTCATCGGACTCGAGGTCGCCGAAAACCTGGCCCACCGCGGAATCGCCACCACCATCATCGAGGCCAGCCCCCAGATCATGGGCCCGTTGGATCCCGAGATGGCCGCGATCGTGAAAAAGCACCTCGAAGACAACGGCGTGACCGTCCTGACCGATTCGGCGGCGTCCGAGATCACCGAGCAGGGTGTGACGTTAAATGACGGAACCACCATCGACGCCGACGTCGTCATCGCCGCGATTGGCGTGAAACCCGCCAGCACGCTCGCCTCCGACGCCGGCCTCGAGGTCGGCGAGCGCGGCGGAATCGTCGTCGACGACGCCATGCGCACCTCCGATCCGCGCATCTTCGCCGTCGGTGACGCCACCCAGAAACGCGACGCTGTCAGCGATGAGCCGACCTTGGTGCCGCTCGCGCAGACCGCCAACCGCCACGGCCGCTTGGTCGCAGACGTGATCACCGGCCGTGACACCGCCGCCCGCCCCGTGCTCGGCACGGCCGTTGTCGGCCTGTTCGGCCTGGCCGCCGCATCCGTCGGCTGGAACGAGAAGCGCGCCCGCGCCGCTGGCCGCAACGTGCGCACCGTCTACCTGCACCCCTCCAACCACGCCGGCTACTACCCGGGAGCGAGCCAGATCCACCTCAAGCTCGTCGTCGACGCGGACACGGATGCCATCCTCGGCGCCCAGGCAATCGGTGAGGACGGCGCCGACAAGCGCATCGACGTCATCGCCACCGCGATGCGCGCCCGTCTGACCGCCTCCGACCTGGCGGACCTCGAGCTCGCTTACGCGCCGCAGTTCGGTTCCGCGAAGGACCCGGTCAACATGGCCGGCTTCATCAACGACAACATCGCTGGCGGCGAGCGCACCGTGGCCTACCACGAGATCGAGCGCTACGTCGACGAGGGCTGGACGCTTATCGACGTCCGCACCCCCGGCGAGCACGCCAACGGCACCATCACCGGCGCTATCAACATCGAGCTCGACTCCCTGCGCGACCGCATCGACGAGCTCGCCGACGAGAAGGCGCTCGTGTTCTGCCAGGTTGGCCAGCGCGGCCACACGGCCGCCTCCCTGTTTGCCAACCGCGGCATCGAGGTCGCTAACGTGGGTGGCGGGTACCTCACCTGGAAGTTCGCTCAGGAGGCTTAG